In Rothia mucilaginosa, one genomic interval encodes:
- the nrdF gene encoding class 1b ribonucleoside-diphosphate reductase subunit beta — protein MSEKVKLVDHVIEAINWNRIEDEKDLEVWDRLTGNFWLPEKVPLSNDVPSWKTLTEEEKQLTMRVFTGLTLLDTIQGTVGAVSLLPDAVTAHEEAVYTNIAFMESVHAKSYSSIFSTLASTKEIDEAFRWASENEHLQKKAKIVLSYYIGDDPLKKKVASTLLESFLFYSGFYLPMYWSSHAKLTNTADLIRLIIRDEAVHGYYIGYKFQRGLAKESPERQAELKEYTFNLLYELYENEVAYTHSLYDGVGWSEDVKKFLHYNANKALMNLGYEPMFPASVTNVSPAILSALSPNADENHDFFSGSGSSYVIGKAVNTEDEDWDF, from the coding sequence ATGAGCGAAAAGGTGAAGCTCGTCGACCACGTGATCGAGGCTATCAACTGGAACCGTATTGAGGACGAGAAGGACCTTGAGGTTTGGGATCGTCTGACCGGTAACTTCTGGCTGCCGGAAAAGGTGCCGCTGAGCAACGACGTGCCCTCCTGGAAGACCCTGACTGAGGAAGAGAAGCAGCTGACCATGCGCGTCTTCACCGGTCTGACCCTGCTGGACACCATCCAGGGTACTGTCGGTGCCGTGTCCCTGCTGCCGGACGCTGTGACCGCGCACGAAGAGGCCGTGTACACCAACATTGCGTTCATGGAGTCCGTGCACGCGAAGTCGTACTCCTCGATCTTCTCGACCCTCGCCTCCACCAAGGAGATTGACGAGGCGTTCCGCTGGGCTTCTGAGAACGAGCACCTGCAGAAGAAGGCGAAGATCGTTCTGTCCTACTACATCGGTGACGACCCGCTGAAGAAGAAGGTTGCTTCCACTCTGCTGGAGTCCTTCCTGTTCTACTCTGGCTTCTACCTGCCCATGTACTGGTCTTCGCACGCGAAGCTGACCAACACCGCTGACCTGATTCGTCTGATTATTCGTGACGAGGCAGTGCACGGCTACTACATTGGTTACAAGTTCCAGCGCGGCCTGGCGAAGGAGTCCCCGGAGCGTCAGGCAGAGCTGAAGGAGTACACCTTCAACCTGCTGTACGAACTGTACGAGAACGAGGTGGCGTACACCCACTCCCTGTATGACGGTGTGGGTTGGAGCGAGGACGTGAAGAAGTTCCTGCACTACAACGCTAACAAGGCTCTGATGAACCTGGGCTACGAGCCGATGTTCCCGGCGTCCGTGACTAACGTGTCCCCGGCGATCCTGTCGGCACTGTCCCCGAACGCTGATGAGAACCACGACTTCTTCTCCGGTTCAGGCTCTTCCTACGTGATCGGTAAGGCTGTGAACACTGAGGACGAGGACTGGGACTTCTAA